From the genome of Varibaculum prostatecancerukia, one region includes:
- a CDS encoding helix-turn-helix domain-containing protein: MPQVARKDRLNVKQAAEYLGIDPRTLRRYRQQGRIRTRRTPGGLPWFSRTDLDKAYDNYDCPFKGAA, from the coding sequence ATGCCGCAAGTAGCTAGAAAAGACCGGTTAAACGTCAAGCAGGCAGCAGAGTATTTGGGGATTGACCCGCGTACTTTGCGTCGTTACCGCCAGCAGGGGCGGATTCGTACCCGGCGAACGCCGGGGGGTCTGCCGTGGTTTTCGCGTACGGATTTGGATAAGGCTTATGACAATTATGACTGTCCCTTTAAGGGGGCAGCATGA